One Cryptomeria japonica chromosome 9, Sugi_1.0, whole genome shotgun sequence genomic window carries:
- the LOC131073916 gene encoding aldehyde dehydrogenase 1 isoform X1 produces the protein MASTKSNGTVAGTWKLMMEDGQPIKSPITVKYTKLFINGEFVDSVSGKTFETFDPRTEEVITSVSEATTEDVDLAVKAARAAFDHGPWPRMSGQERGRILNKYADLIQEHCEQLATLETWDGGKPLDIVKHFDMQEALGILRYYTGYADKIHGLTLKMNGPYQGYTLQEPIGVCGQIIPWNFPLIMFFLKISPALACGCTVVIKPAELTPLTALYCAHLSIEAGIPPGVINVLPGFGETAGAAISSHMDIDKIAFTGSTKVGRLIMEAIAKSNLKDVTLELGGKSPLIVMDDFDIDQAVEIANFGAFINMGQVCLASSRVFVQESIYDEFVRKLAERAKKQVIGDPFKGGVQHGPQINKAQFDKILKYIQYGKIDGANLLLGGHSFDGKGFYIEPTIFIDVEDNMRIAQDEIFGPVVSILKFKTIEEVIERGNKTIYGLAAGVLTKNINIANRVARSLRAGTVWINCYLVSAPDWALGGYKMSGIGRESGSYGLQNYLQVKSVITPLHESPWI, from the exons ATGGCATCTACTAAATCTAATGGAACTGTAGCAGGGACTTGGAAATTAATGATGGAGGATGGTCAGCCCATTAAATCTCCAATCACAGTGAAATATACAAAGCTCTTCATCAATGGAGAGTTTGTTGATTCAGTTTCAG GGAAAACATTTGAGACATTTGATCCAAGAACAGAGGAAGTAATAACGAGTGTATCAGAAGCCACCACAGAAGATGTTGATTTGGCTGTCAAAGCAGCTCGGGCTGCCTTTGACCATGGACCATGGCCTCGCATGTCTGGTCAA GAGAGGGGCCGCATACTGAACAAGTATGCAGATTTGATTCAAGAACATTGTGAGCAACTTGCAACACTGGAAACGTGGGACGGAGGAAAACCTCTGGATATTGTCAAACATTTTGACATGCAGGAGGCACTTGGCATTCTTCGCTACTATACAG GATATGCTGATAAAATCCATGGGCTGACATTGAAAATGAATGGGCCATACCAAGGATATACATTACAGGAACCCATTGGAGTATGTGGTCAGATTATACCCTGGAACTTTCCCCTAATCATGTTTTTCCTGAAGATCAGCCCTGCTCTGGCCTGTGGATGCACAGTAGTCATCAAACCTGCAGAGCTGACTCCCTTAACTGCACTTTACTGTGCCCATTTATCTATTGAG GCTGGAATACCTCCTGGTGTCATTAATGTGCTCCCTGGTTTTGGGGAAACTGCTGGCGCTGCCATAAGCAGTCATATGGATATTGATAAG atCGCATTTACAGGATCAACTAAAGTGGGGAGATTAATCATGGAGGCTATTGCAAAGAGTAACCTAAAGGATGTGACATTAGAACTTGGTGGAAAATCACCTCTCATTGTCATGGATGATTTTGATATCGATCAAGCTGTGGAAATAGCAAACTTTGGTGCATTTATAAACATG GGGCAAGTGTGCCTAGCAAGTTCAAGGGTGTTTGTTCAAGAAAGTATATATGATGAATTTGTAAGGAAACTGGCTGAAAGAGCAAAAAAGCAAGTAATAGGTGACCCATTTAAAGGAGGAGTACAACATGGACCTCAG ATTAACAAGGCTCAATTTGACAAAATATTGAAATACATTCAATATGGCAAGATAGATGGAGCTAATCTATTATTAGGTGGTCATTCGTTTGATGGAAAGGGATTTTATATTGAACCTACAATTTTCATTGATGTTGAG GATAATATGAGGATTGCACAAGATGAGATATTTGGTCCAGTTGTGTCTATATTAAAGTTCAA GACTATAGAAGAAGTAATAGAGAGAGGAAATAAGACAATATATGGTCTTGCGGCTGGAGTTTTAACTAAAAATATAAATATAGCTAATAGAGTTGCAAGATCTCTTCGTGCAGGAACTGTCTGGATAAATTGTTACCTTGTAAGTGCCCCTGATTGGGCACTTGGAGGGTACAAGATGAGTGGAATTGGAAGAGAGTCTGGATCTTATGGCCTTCAAAATTATTTACAAGTCAAAAGTGTGATTACTCCTCTTCATGAGTCACCATGGATATGA
- the LOC131073916 gene encoding uncharacterized protein LOC131073916 isoform X2: MASTKSNGTVAGTWKLMMEDGQPIKSPITVKYTKLFINGEFVDSVSGKTFETFDPRTEEVITSVSEATTEDVDLAVKAARAAFDHGPWPRMSGQERGRILNKYADLIQEHCEQLATLETWDGGKPLDIVKHFDMQEALGILRYYTGYADKIHGLTLKMNGPYQGYTLQEPIGVCGQIIPWNFPLIMFFLKISPALACGCTVVIKPAELTPLTALYCAHLSIEAGIPPGVINVLPGFGETAGAAISSHMDIDKIAFTGSTKVGRLIMEAIAKSNLKDVTLELGGKSPLIVMDDFDIDQAVEIANFGAFINMGQVCLASSRVFVQESIYDEFVRKLAERAKKQVIGDPFKGGVQHGPQINKAQFDKILKYIQYGKIDGANLLLGGHSFDGKGFYIEPTIFIDVEDYRRSNRERK, from the exons ATGGCATCTACTAAATCTAATGGAACTGTAGCAGGGACTTGGAAATTAATGATGGAGGATGGTCAGCCCATTAAATCTCCAATCACAGTGAAATATACAAAGCTCTTCATCAATGGAGAGTTTGTTGATTCAGTTTCAG GGAAAACATTTGAGACATTTGATCCAAGAACAGAGGAAGTAATAACGAGTGTATCAGAAGCCACCACAGAAGATGTTGATTTGGCTGTCAAAGCAGCTCGGGCTGCCTTTGACCATGGACCATGGCCTCGCATGTCTGGTCAA GAGAGGGGCCGCATACTGAACAAGTATGCAGATTTGATTCAAGAACATTGTGAGCAACTTGCAACACTGGAAACGTGGGACGGAGGAAAACCTCTGGATATTGTCAAACATTTTGACATGCAGGAGGCACTTGGCATTCTTCGCTACTATACAG GATATGCTGATAAAATCCATGGGCTGACATTGAAAATGAATGGGCCATACCAAGGATATACATTACAGGAACCCATTGGAGTATGTGGTCAGATTATACCCTGGAACTTTCCCCTAATCATGTTTTTCCTGAAGATCAGCCCTGCTCTGGCCTGTGGATGCACAGTAGTCATCAAACCTGCAGAGCTGACTCCCTTAACTGCACTTTACTGTGCCCATTTATCTATTGAG GCTGGAATACCTCCTGGTGTCATTAATGTGCTCCCTGGTTTTGGGGAAACTGCTGGCGCTGCCATAAGCAGTCATATGGATATTGATAAG atCGCATTTACAGGATCAACTAAAGTGGGGAGATTAATCATGGAGGCTATTGCAAAGAGTAACCTAAAGGATGTGACATTAGAACTTGGTGGAAAATCACCTCTCATTGTCATGGATGATTTTGATATCGATCAAGCTGTGGAAATAGCAAACTTTGGTGCATTTATAAACATG GGGCAAGTGTGCCTAGCAAGTTCAAGGGTGTTTGTTCAAGAAAGTATATATGATGAATTTGTAAGGAAACTGGCTGAAAGAGCAAAAAAGCAAGTAATAGGTGACCCATTTAAAGGAGGAGTACAACATGGACCTCAG ATTAACAAGGCTCAATTTGACAAAATATTGAAATACATTCAATATGGCAAGATAGATGGAGCTAATCTATTATTAGGTGGTCATTCGTTTGATGGAAAGGGATTTTATATTGAACCTACAATTTTCATTGATGTTGAG GACTATAGAAGAAGTAATAGAGAGAGGAAATAA